One window of the Salvia splendens isolate huo1 chromosome 1, SspV2, whole genome shotgun sequence genome contains the following:
- the LOC121748407 gene encoding E3 ubiquitin-protein ligase UPL4-like isoform X2 — protein sequence MLLAIRAITYLCDVHPRSSIFIVRHDAVPVLCQRLMAIEYLDVAEQCLQALEKISREQPVACLQSGAMMAVLGYIDFFSTSVQRVALSTVVNICKKLSSESPPLFMEAVPILCNLLQYEDRQLVESVATSLIKIGEHASRSTTSTHMLDDICKHGLVEHTLHLIGLNSRTTLSQPTYIGLIGLLIKLATGSTVAFRTLFELNISTIVKDMLSTYDLAHGMQSTSLVDGHQSQINEVLKLLNELLPTITAEVDNQQKTDKEAFLSKHPDILHKFGVDLLHILIQVVSSGVNLFICYGCLSVISKLVHFSSSDALRSLLQTANFSSFLAGVFARKEHHVVLLALQIVDTIMLKLPHIYLNSFVKEGVLFAIYGLLSPDKHSNIPPISDGIASRAVQRCPCFAFDTCHSSESPENRTCTLQNDTVQNLAKYIWATYFETESVNPEKGVTDILQKLRTLSTALTTLLNKSVEDATSSQQEEDIFNLLHQIISELNEKDSISTFEFLESGIIKAFVCYLTNAINLFKREYVEKYSYIAEKRFEVIGRLLLTSADPARNESPLLSIVQRLQSALSSVEGFPIISSHTYKRRNSYATIPYGHCTSYPCLKVQFVKESLETCLQDYVEDVVNVDPFVPLDEIEGYLLPRVKSRKTKNLKMESEDLEEKGGSCSHSPDSSSSQIKRAEMLVDVLKAQEGNPNLVLSTPAETSSSPEKAVDSADTVNVQTVHDEEEEHNHLQDGGVSNMDDDHTSSNLLFYLEGQLLNRKLTLYQSILEQQTEAGHNNILSASLWSRTHKVTYRRDMTEKPSYSKHSHDEALSSFLCRRTSFFNSPYFTCIFSSEEDLGKSGPTYDILSLLKRMEGINRLRFYLMYRARVSEFAEGGIDNFDKLILSVDEVPQNEFVNKKLTEKLEQQMRDPMAVSAGAMPAWCSQLIAWCPFLFSFEARCKYFYLVALGRLPHQAHSVSHDDVRGSSGRQQNHGSIPRKKILVHRNNILESASQMMDLHARQKVPLEVVYSEEVGTGLGPTLEFYTLVCREFQSSGLGMWRDDHVPLHSRTSSEAENSGFLVAPYGLFPCPWSPSLTAENSTTYSEVIRKFSLLGQIVAKALQDGRILDLPFSKVFYKIILGKELDLYDIQTFDPALGRTLLEFLALIERNKYLTSHPEENVHDFDVRLRSTKIEDLCLDFTLPGYPDYALNSESQSKMVNLYNLEEYVTLMVDATVKSGISRQVEAFKLGFDQVFRIKHLKVFTEEELERLLCGEHVLWNSDELLEHVKFDHGYTISSSPIVNLLEIMLEFDLEQQRAFLQFVTGAPRLPNGGLASLNPKLTIVRKHCSKEINADLPSVMTCANYLKLPPYSSKEVMKEKLLYAITEGQGSFHLS from the exons ATGCTTCTGGCTATAAGAGCCATAACTTATTTGTGCGACGTTCATCCTCGATCCTCAATTTTTATTGTGAGACACGATGCTGTTCCAGTCCTTTGTCAACGTTTAATGGCCATTGAATACTTGGATGTGGCAGAACAA TGCTTGCAAGCATTAGAGAAAATATCACGCGAACAGCCAGTTGCTTGCTTACAATCTGGCGCTATGATGGCTGTTTTAGGTTATATTGACTTTTTTTCAACTAGCGTACAG AGGGTTGCACTGTCTACTGTGGTAAATATATGTAAGAAACTGTCTTCTGAATCTCCGCCACTTTTCATGGAGGCAGTTCCAATTTTGTGCAATCTTCTCCAGTATGAAGATAGACAG CTTGTTGAGAGTGTTGCCACTAGCTTAATTAAAATTGGGGAGCATGCTTCTCGTTCTACAACTTCTACTCATATGCTGGATGACATCTGCAAGCATGGATTGGTTGAGCATACCTTGCATCTTATAGGGTTAAACAGTCGAACAACCCTATCCCAACCAACATACATT GGCTTGATAGGGTTACTCATCAAGTTGGCTACTGGATCTACTGTTGCTTTTAGGACACTTTTTGAGCTCAACATAAGCACCATTGTTAAGGATATGCTATCTACATATGATCTTGCACATGGAATGCAGTCTACCTCTCTGGTGGATGGGCATCAGAGCCAG ATAAATGaagttttaaaattattgaatgAGCTTCTCCCAACAATTACTGCTGAAGTGGACAATCAACAGAAGACAGATAAAGAAGCTTTTCTTTCGAAGCATCCTGATATTCTGCATAAGTTTGGAGTTGATTTACTCCATATCTTAATTCAG GTGGTCAGTTCTGGTGTGAATCTGTTTATATGTTACGGCTGTCTTTCTGTTATCAGTAAGTTAGTTCATTTCAGCTCATCTGATGCGCTTCGTAGTTTGCTACAAACTGCCAACTTTTCAAG CTTTTTGGCTGGAGTGTTTGCAAGAAAAGAGCACCATGTGGTATTATTAGCCCTTCAGATTGTTGATACTATAATGCTCAAGCTTCCGCACATATACTTGAATTCCTTTGTAAAGGAAGGTGTTCTTTTTGCCATATATGGGCTACTCTCTCCAGATAAACATTCGAACATCCCTCCTATTTCTGATGGTATAGCTTCAAGAGCCGTGCAAAGATGCCCATGTTTTGCATTTGATACATGCCATTCTTCAGAGTCACCAGAAAACAGGACATGCACACTTCAGAATGATACTGTTCAGAATCTAGCAAAGTATATATGGGCCACTTACTTTGAAACTGAATCGGTGAACCCCGAGAAAGGAGTAACTGATATTCTTCAGAAGCTTAGAACATTATCCACTGCATTAACAACTCTATTAAACAAGTCAGTGGAGGATGCAACATCTAGTCAGCAGGAAGAAGACATTTTCAATCTATTGCACCAAATAATCTCAGAGCTTAATGAAAAAGATTCTATCTCCACGTTTGAGTTTTTGGAGAGTGGAATTATAAAAGCATTTGTTTGTTACCTAACAAATGCTATCAATCTTTTTAAAAGAGAATATGTGGAAAAATACTCATATATTGCGGAAAAAAGATTTGAGGTTATTGGACGACTATTATTGACTAGTGCTGACCCAGCTCGGAACGAATCTCCACTCCTAAGCATAGTACAGAGATTACAAAGCGCTCTTTCTTCAGTTGAAGGTTTCCCTATCATCTCAAGCCATACATATAAGCGAAGGAACTCTTATGCCACTATTCCATATGGGCATTGTACTTCTTATCCATGTCTGAAAGTGCAGTTTGTGAAGGAAAGTCTGGAAACCTGTCTACAGGATTATGTAGAAGATGTTGTCAATGTTGACCCCTTCGTACCTCTTGATGAGATTGAAGGATATTTGCTGCCTAGGGTGAAAAGTAGAAAAACTAAGAATCTGAAAATGGAGTCTGAAGATTTAGAGGAGAAAGGTGGCTCATGCTCTCATTCACCAGACTCTAGCTCTTCCCAAATAAAAAGAGCAGAAATGCTAGTTGATGTTCTGAAAGCGCAG GAGGGAAACCCCAATCTGGTGCTGTCTACACCCGCAGAGACATCCAGCTCTCCAGAAAAAGCCGTGGACTCAGCAGATACAGTCAATGTTCAAACA GTTcatgatgaggaagaggagcATAATCATTTGCAGGATGGTGGTGTTTCCAACATGGATGATGATCACACTTCCTCGAACTTGCTATTTTATTTGGAAGGACAGCTACTAAACCGAAAACTGACACTGTATCAATCCATTCTTGAACAGCAAACTGAAGCTGGACACAATAATATCCTCAGTGCAAGCCTGTGGAGTCGTACACACAAAGTAACTTACAGAAGAGATATGACAGAGAAACCAAGTTATTCCAAACATAGTCATGATGAGGCTCTATCTTCTTTCTTATGTAGAAGAACCTCTTTTTTTAACTCTCCCTATTTTACTTGCATATTTTCTTCTGAAGAAGACTTGGGTAAGTCTGGCCCGACTTATGATATATTATCCCTTCTGAAAAGGATGGAAGGCATCAATAGATTGAGATTTTATCTGATGTATCGAGCAAGAGTATCTGAGTTTGCGGAAGGGGGAATTGATAATTTTGATAAGTTAATTTTATCTGTTGATGAAGTTCCCCAAAACGAATTTGTTAACAAAAAGTTAACAGAGAAGCTAGAACAGCAAATGCGAGACCCTATGGCTGTCTCTGCTGGGGCCATGCCTGCTTGGTGTAGTCAGTTGATCGCTTGGTGCCCCTTCCTGTTTAGCTTTGAAGCAAGGTGCAAGTATTTTTACCTGGTTGCATTAGGCCGATTGCCACATCAGGCTCATTCAGTGTCACATGATGATGTTAGAGGATCCAGTGGCAGGCAGCAAAATCATGGAAGCATTCCTCGCAAGAAGATTTTGGTTCATCGAAACAACATACTTGAATCTGCCAGCCAGATGATGGATCTTCATGCCCGCCAAAAGGTTCCTCTTGAGGTGGTGTATAGTGAAGAGGTGGGTACTGGTCTTGGTCCAACATTGGAGTTCTATACTTTAGTTTGCCGCGAGTTTCAGAGTAGTGGCTTAGGTATGTGGAGAGATGACCATGTCCCTCTTCACAGCAGAACTTCTTCAGAGGCTGAGAATTCTGGTTTTTTGGTGGCTCCTTATGGACTTTTCCCTTGTCCATGGTCGCCTTCGTTAACTGCAGAAAATAGCACCACATACTCAGAAGTGATTAGAAAGTTTTCTCTTCTGGGACAGATAGTTGCCAAAGCTCTTCAAGATGGTAGGATTTTAGATCTTCCATTCTCCAAGGTCTTCTATAAAATTATTCTGGGAAAG GAACTTGATCTGTATGATATTCAGACATTTGATCCTGCACTTGGTAGAACTCTGTTAGAGTTCCTAGCTCTTATAGAAAGGAATAAGTATTTGACATCACATCCTGAAGAAAATGTGCATGATTTCGATGTGCGCCTGCGGAGCACTAAAATTGAGGACCTATGCCTTGATTTTACACTTCCGGGGTATCCAGATTATGCACTTAATTCTGAGTCTCAGTCGAAGATG GTAAATCTTTATAATTTGGAGGAATATGTTACATTGATGGTtgatgcgacagtaaaatctgGAATTTCTAGACAAGTGGAAGCTTTCAAGTTGGGTTTTGATCAG GTTTTCCGTATCAAACATCTTAAGGTTTTCACAGAAGAAGAATTGGAGCGTTTACTATGTGGAGAACATGTACTGTGGAAT TCGGACGAACTTTTGGAACACGTCAAATTTGACCATGGCTACACTATTAGCAGTTCTCCAATTGTGAAT TTACTGGAGATCATGCTAGAGTTTGATCTGGAGCAGCAAAGAGCATTCTTGCAGTTTGTGACAGGTGCACCCCGGCTTCCAAACGGGGGACTGGCTTCTCTTAACCCTAAACTGACAATTGTTCGGAAG CATTGCAGCAAGGAGATCAATGCTGACTTGCCTAGCGTAATGACATGTGCTAATTATCTGAAGCTTCCTCCATACTCTTCTAAA GAAGTTATGAAAGAAAAGCTATTATATGCCATAACCGAAGGACAAGGGTCTTTCCACCTGTCGTGA
- the LOC121748407 gene encoding E3 ubiquitin-protein ligase UPL4-like isoform X1 — MASRGQKRNDEVDELPADKRACNSLEFRPSSSNSSAQTLTSTAHEGQDTDMDTSSSTSGSTRSEGDGEKELADGSCDSDNSIHDYYRNRSLSDQSKFKTVLLGLSEEVEESGQLAQLTELCELLSFCSDSSLSSPMVDSFSPLLVRLARHESNPDIMLLAIRAITYLCDVHPRSSIFIVRHDAVPVLCQRLMAIEYLDVAEQCLQALEKISREQPVACLQSGAMMAVLGYIDFFSTSVQRVALSTVVNICKKLSSESPPLFMEAVPILCNLLQYEDRQLVESVATSLIKIGEHASRSTTSTHMLDDICKHGLVEHTLHLIGLNSRTTLSQPTYIGLIGLLIKLATGSTVAFRTLFELNISTIVKDMLSTYDLAHGMQSTSLVDGHQSQINEVLKLLNELLPTITAEVDNQQKTDKEAFLSKHPDILHKFGVDLLHILIQVVSSGVNLFICYGCLSVISKLVHFSSSDALRSLLQTANFSSFLAGVFARKEHHVVLLALQIVDTIMLKLPHIYLNSFVKEGVLFAIYGLLSPDKHSNIPPISDGIASRAVQRCPCFAFDTCHSSESPENRTCTLQNDTVQNLAKYIWATYFETESVNPEKGVTDILQKLRTLSTALTTLLNKSVEDATSSQQEEDIFNLLHQIISELNEKDSISTFEFLESGIIKAFVCYLTNAINLFKREYVEKYSYIAEKRFEVIGRLLLTSADPARNESPLLSIVQRLQSALSSVEGFPIISSHTYKRRNSYATIPYGHCTSYPCLKVQFVKESLETCLQDYVEDVVNVDPFVPLDEIEGYLLPRVKSRKTKNLKMESEDLEEKGGSCSHSPDSSSSQIKRAEMLVDVLKAQEGNPNLVLSTPAETSSSPEKAVDSADTVNVQTVHDEEEEHNHLQDGGVSNMDDDHTSSNLLFYLEGQLLNRKLTLYQSILEQQTEAGHNNILSASLWSRTHKVTYRRDMTEKPSYSKHSHDEALSSFLCRRTSFFNSPYFTCIFSSEEDLGKSGPTYDILSLLKRMEGINRLRFYLMYRARVSEFAEGGIDNFDKLILSVDEVPQNEFVNKKLTEKLEQQMRDPMAVSAGAMPAWCSQLIAWCPFLFSFEARCKYFYLVALGRLPHQAHSVSHDDVRGSSGRQQNHGSIPRKKILVHRNNILESASQMMDLHARQKVPLEVVYSEEVGTGLGPTLEFYTLVCREFQSSGLGMWRDDHVPLHSRTSSEAENSGFLVAPYGLFPCPWSPSLTAENSTTYSEVIRKFSLLGQIVAKALQDGRILDLPFSKVFYKIILGKELDLYDIQTFDPALGRTLLEFLALIERNKYLTSHPEENVHDFDVRLRSTKIEDLCLDFTLPGYPDYALNSESQSKMVNLYNLEEYVTLMVDATVKSGISRQVEAFKLGFDQVFRIKHLKVFTEEELERLLCGEHVLWNSDELLEHVKFDHGYTISSSPIVNLLEIMLEFDLEQQRAFLQFVTGAPRLPNGGLASLNPKLTIVRKHCSKEINADLPSVMTCANYLKLPPYSSKEVMKEKLLYAITEGQGSFHLS; from the exons ATGGCTAGTCGAGGTCAAAAAAGAAATGATGAAGTGGATGAATTGCCAGCAGATAAGCGTGCGTGCAATTCATTGGAGTTCCGACCAAGTTCTTCCAATTCATCTGCTCAAACGCTGACGAGTACTGCTCATGAAGGCCAGGATACTGACATGGATACGTCGTCCTCAACTTCTGGATCAACTAGATCAGAAGGTGACGGAGAGAAGGAACTCGCAGATGGCTCTTGCGATTCAGATAATAGCATCCATGACTACTATAGGAATCGATCATTGAGTGATCAAAGCAAGTTTAAGACAGTTCTGTTAGGTTTGAGTGAGGAGGTTGAGGAATCAGGCCAGTTGGCTCAACTCACTGAGCTATGTGAGTTGCTGTCCTTTTGTAGTGATAGTTCTTTGTCAAGTCCAATGGTCGACTCTTTTTCACCTCTCCTTGTTAGATTGGCAAGGCATGAGAGCAATCCAGATATAATGCTTCTGGCTATAAGAGCCATAACTTATTTGTGCGACGTTCATCCTCGATCCTCAATTTTTATTGTGAGACACGATGCTGTTCCAGTCCTTTGTCAACGTTTAATGGCCATTGAATACTTGGATGTGGCAGAACAA TGCTTGCAAGCATTAGAGAAAATATCACGCGAACAGCCAGTTGCTTGCTTACAATCTGGCGCTATGATGGCTGTTTTAGGTTATATTGACTTTTTTTCAACTAGCGTACAG AGGGTTGCACTGTCTACTGTGGTAAATATATGTAAGAAACTGTCTTCTGAATCTCCGCCACTTTTCATGGAGGCAGTTCCAATTTTGTGCAATCTTCTCCAGTATGAAGATAGACAG CTTGTTGAGAGTGTTGCCACTAGCTTAATTAAAATTGGGGAGCATGCTTCTCGTTCTACAACTTCTACTCATATGCTGGATGACATCTGCAAGCATGGATTGGTTGAGCATACCTTGCATCTTATAGGGTTAAACAGTCGAACAACCCTATCCCAACCAACATACATT GGCTTGATAGGGTTACTCATCAAGTTGGCTACTGGATCTACTGTTGCTTTTAGGACACTTTTTGAGCTCAACATAAGCACCATTGTTAAGGATATGCTATCTACATATGATCTTGCACATGGAATGCAGTCTACCTCTCTGGTGGATGGGCATCAGAGCCAG ATAAATGaagttttaaaattattgaatgAGCTTCTCCCAACAATTACTGCTGAAGTGGACAATCAACAGAAGACAGATAAAGAAGCTTTTCTTTCGAAGCATCCTGATATTCTGCATAAGTTTGGAGTTGATTTACTCCATATCTTAATTCAG GTGGTCAGTTCTGGTGTGAATCTGTTTATATGTTACGGCTGTCTTTCTGTTATCAGTAAGTTAGTTCATTTCAGCTCATCTGATGCGCTTCGTAGTTTGCTACAAACTGCCAACTTTTCAAG CTTTTTGGCTGGAGTGTTTGCAAGAAAAGAGCACCATGTGGTATTATTAGCCCTTCAGATTGTTGATACTATAATGCTCAAGCTTCCGCACATATACTTGAATTCCTTTGTAAAGGAAGGTGTTCTTTTTGCCATATATGGGCTACTCTCTCCAGATAAACATTCGAACATCCCTCCTATTTCTGATGGTATAGCTTCAAGAGCCGTGCAAAGATGCCCATGTTTTGCATTTGATACATGCCATTCTTCAGAGTCACCAGAAAACAGGACATGCACACTTCAGAATGATACTGTTCAGAATCTAGCAAAGTATATATGGGCCACTTACTTTGAAACTGAATCGGTGAACCCCGAGAAAGGAGTAACTGATATTCTTCAGAAGCTTAGAACATTATCCACTGCATTAACAACTCTATTAAACAAGTCAGTGGAGGATGCAACATCTAGTCAGCAGGAAGAAGACATTTTCAATCTATTGCACCAAATAATCTCAGAGCTTAATGAAAAAGATTCTATCTCCACGTTTGAGTTTTTGGAGAGTGGAATTATAAAAGCATTTGTTTGTTACCTAACAAATGCTATCAATCTTTTTAAAAGAGAATATGTGGAAAAATACTCATATATTGCGGAAAAAAGATTTGAGGTTATTGGACGACTATTATTGACTAGTGCTGACCCAGCTCGGAACGAATCTCCACTCCTAAGCATAGTACAGAGATTACAAAGCGCTCTTTCTTCAGTTGAAGGTTTCCCTATCATCTCAAGCCATACATATAAGCGAAGGAACTCTTATGCCACTATTCCATATGGGCATTGTACTTCTTATCCATGTCTGAAAGTGCAGTTTGTGAAGGAAAGTCTGGAAACCTGTCTACAGGATTATGTAGAAGATGTTGTCAATGTTGACCCCTTCGTACCTCTTGATGAGATTGAAGGATATTTGCTGCCTAGGGTGAAAAGTAGAAAAACTAAGAATCTGAAAATGGAGTCTGAAGATTTAGAGGAGAAAGGTGGCTCATGCTCTCATTCACCAGACTCTAGCTCTTCCCAAATAAAAAGAGCAGAAATGCTAGTTGATGTTCTGAAAGCGCAG GAGGGAAACCCCAATCTGGTGCTGTCTACACCCGCAGAGACATCCAGCTCTCCAGAAAAAGCCGTGGACTCAGCAGATACAGTCAATGTTCAAACA GTTcatgatgaggaagaggagcATAATCATTTGCAGGATGGTGGTGTTTCCAACATGGATGATGATCACACTTCCTCGAACTTGCTATTTTATTTGGAAGGACAGCTACTAAACCGAAAACTGACACTGTATCAATCCATTCTTGAACAGCAAACTGAAGCTGGACACAATAATATCCTCAGTGCAAGCCTGTGGAGTCGTACACACAAAGTAACTTACAGAAGAGATATGACAGAGAAACCAAGTTATTCCAAACATAGTCATGATGAGGCTCTATCTTCTTTCTTATGTAGAAGAACCTCTTTTTTTAACTCTCCCTATTTTACTTGCATATTTTCTTCTGAAGAAGACTTGGGTAAGTCTGGCCCGACTTATGATATATTATCCCTTCTGAAAAGGATGGAAGGCATCAATAGATTGAGATTTTATCTGATGTATCGAGCAAGAGTATCTGAGTTTGCGGAAGGGGGAATTGATAATTTTGATAAGTTAATTTTATCTGTTGATGAAGTTCCCCAAAACGAATTTGTTAACAAAAAGTTAACAGAGAAGCTAGAACAGCAAATGCGAGACCCTATGGCTGTCTCTGCTGGGGCCATGCCTGCTTGGTGTAGTCAGTTGATCGCTTGGTGCCCCTTCCTGTTTAGCTTTGAAGCAAGGTGCAAGTATTTTTACCTGGTTGCATTAGGCCGATTGCCACATCAGGCTCATTCAGTGTCACATGATGATGTTAGAGGATCCAGTGGCAGGCAGCAAAATCATGGAAGCATTCCTCGCAAGAAGATTTTGGTTCATCGAAACAACATACTTGAATCTGCCAGCCAGATGATGGATCTTCATGCCCGCCAAAAGGTTCCTCTTGAGGTGGTGTATAGTGAAGAGGTGGGTACTGGTCTTGGTCCAACATTGGAGTTCTATACTTTAGTTTGCCGCGAGTTTCAGAGTAGTGGCTTAGGTATGTGGAGAGATGACCATGTCCCTCTTCACAGCAGAACTTCTTCAGAGGCTGAGAATTCTGGTTTTTTGGTGGCTCCTTATGGACTTTTCCCTTGTCCATGGTCGCCTTCGTTAACTGCAGAAAATAGCACCACATACTCAGAAGTGATTAGAAAGTTTTCTCTTCTGGGACAGATAGTTGCCAAAGCTCTTCAAGATGGTAGGATTTTAGATCTTCCATTCTCCAAGGTCTTCTATAAAATTATTCTGGGAAAG GAACTTGATCTGTATGATATTCAGACATTTGATCCTGCACTTGGTAGAACTCTGTTAGAGTTCCTAGCTCTTATAGAAAGGAATAAGTATTTGACATCACATCCTGAAGAAAATGTGCATGATTTCGATGTGCGCCTGCGGAGCACTAAAATTGAGGACCTATGCCTTGATTTTACACTTCCGGGGTATCCAGATTATGCACTTAATTCTGAGTCTCAGTCGAAGATG GTAAATCTTTATAATTTGGAGGAATATGTTACATTGATGGTtgatgcgacagtaaaatctgGAATTTCTAGACAAGTGGAAGCTTTCAAGTTGGGTTTTGATCAG GTTTTCCGTATCAAACATCTTAAGGTTTTCACAGAAGAAGAATTGGAGCGTTTACTATGTGGAGAACATGTACTGTGGAAT TCGGACGAACTTTTGGAACACGTCAAATTTGACCATGGCTACACTATTAGCAGTTCTCCAATTGTGAAT TTACTGGAGATCATGCTAGAGTTTGATCTGGAGCAGCAAAGAGCATTCTTGCAGTTTGTGACAGGTGCACCCCGGCTTCCAAACGGGGGACTGGCTTCTCTTAACCCTAAACTGACAATTGTTCGGAAG CATTGCAGCAAGGAGATCAATGCTGACTTGCCTAGCGTAATGACATGTGCTAATTATCTGAAGCTTCCTCCATACTCTTCTAAA GAAGTTATGAAAGAAAAGCTATTATATGCCATAACCGAAGGACAAGGGTCTTTCCACCTGTCGTGA